One genomic segment of Trichococcus shcherbakoviae includes these proteins:
- a CDS encoding dUTP diphosphatase, which translates to MNKRGFEVISSYADKNIQLPKRATKHAAGYDFEAAEEIVLPAIWKTVVQSAGSHLTEIFSSDKDEALEKKEQLLRPLLVPTGIKAYMQEDEYLQLTNRSSNPLKNFIVLPNGVGIVDADYYNNEGNEGHIYFQFLNFGLRDKVIRKGDRIGQGIFLQFLKADQDEAEGSERTGGFGSSGQA; encoded by the coding sequence ATGAACAAAAGAGGGTTTGAAGTCATCAGCAGTTATGCCGATAAAAACATCCAATTACCCAAGCGTGCAACGAAACACGCAGCGGGATACGATTTTGAAGCAGCCGAAGAAATCGTCTTGCCGGCGATCTGGAAGACGGTCGTGCAAAGCGCGGGATCACATCTTACAGAAATCTTCAGCAGCGACAAAGATGAGGCGCTCGAAAAGAAAGAGCAACTTTTGCGTCCGCTATTGGTGCCTACCGGGATCAAAGCCTACATGCAGGAAGATGAGTACTTGCAATTGACGAACCGTTCCAGCAATCCGCTGAAAAATTTCATCGTGCTGCCGAACGGCGTGGGCATAGTCGATGCGGATTATTACAATAATGAAGGCAATGAAGGACATATCTACTTCCAGTTCCTTAATTTCGGCTTGCGCGACAAAGTCATCCGCAAGGGCGATCGCATCGGTCAGGGCATATTCCTGCAGTTCCTGAAAGCCGACCAGGATGAAGCAGAAGGATCGGAACGCACAGGCGGTTTCGGATCGTCAGGACAAGCGTAA
- a CDS encoding sn-glycerol-3-phosphate ABC transporter ATP-binding protein UgpC: MVEIQLNSIHKKYDNSQNYSVTDFNLHIQDREFIVFVGPSGCGKSTTLRMIAGLEDISEGELVIGDTVMNDVAPKDRDIAMVFQNYALYPHMTVFDNMAFGLKLRKYSKDEIKKRVDNAADILGLTEYLDRKPAALSGGQRQRVALGRAIVRDAKVFLMDEPLSNLDAKLRVAMRAEIAKLHRRLNTTTIYVTHDQTEAMTMADRIVIMKDGFVQQIGSPKEVYDTPVNVFVAGFIGSPAMNFFNVTLQDGVITNGEGLKLTLPAGKRRVLEERGYNGKELIFGIRPEDIQSEQIVLDTNPTWAVKAEVVVSELLGAETMLYSKVGGTEFISRVDARDFHSPGEVIDLAFNMSKSHFFDKQSQDVIAIP, from the coding sequence ATGGTAGAGATCCAGTTGAACAGCATCCATAAAAAATATGACAATTCCCAAAATTATTCAGTCACAGACTTCAATTTGCATATCCAAGATCGCGAATTCATCGTCTTTGTCGGTCCTTCCGGTTGCGGAAAATCAACGACACTTCGTATGATCGCCGGGCTGGAAGACATTTCGGAAGGCGAATTGGTCATCGGCGATACAGTCATGAACGACGTTGCGCCGAAAGACCGCGATATCGCAATGGTGTTCCAGAACTATGCACTATATCCGCATATGACTGTATTCGACAACATGGCTTTCGGTCTGAAATTGAGAAAGTACAGCAAAGATGAAATCAAAAAACGCGTTGATAACGCAGCCGACATCCTGGGCTTGACGGAATATTTGGACCGCAAACCGGCAGCTTTATCCGGTGGTCAAAGACAGCGTGTCGCTTTGGGCCGCGCAATCGTGCGTGATGCGAAAGTCTTCCTGATGGATGAGCCTTTATCCAACTTGGACGCAAAATTGCGTGTGGCCATGCGTGCTGAAATCGCAAAATTGCACCGCCGCCTGAACACGACAACTATCTACGTAACCCATGACCAAACTGAAGCGATGACCATGGCGGACCGCATCGTCATCATGAAGGACGGCTTTGTGCAACAGATCGGCAGCCCGAAAGAAGTCTATGATACGCCAGTGAATGTATTCGTAGCCGGATTCATCGGATCGCCTGCCATGAACTTCTTCAACGTAACCTTGCAGGATGGGGTCATCACGAACGGCGAAGGTCTTAAATTGACTTTACCGGCCGGAAAACGCAGAGTCTTGGAAGAACGCGGATACAACGGCAAAGAGTTGATCTTCGGCATCCGTCCGGAAGATATCCAAAGTGAGCAGATCGTTCTTGATACCAACCCGACTTGGGCCGTCAAAGCGGAAGTGGTCGTATCCGAATTATTGGGTGCTGAAACCATGCTTTACAGTAAAGTCGGCGGAACAGAATTCATTTCCCGTGTGGACGCTCGCGATTTCCATTCGCCAGGCGAAGTCATTGATTTGGCCTTCAACATGAGCAAGTCCCACTTCTTCGACAAGCAATCCCAAGACGTGATCGCCATCCCTTAA
- a CDS encoding alpha-amylase yields MAGNGLMMQYFEWYLDDDGQLWNRLKEDAKHLKGLGITAVWTPPAYKATGTNDTGYGVYDLYDLGEFDQKGAVRTKYGTKEEYLAAIEALHAEGIAVYADVVLNHKAGADETERFLAYEVNPDKRQEKESKSYEIEGWTKFTFPGRGDKYSDFKWSWEHFTGTDFNNENGKEAIYMIKGFEKGWAENESVDSEYGNYDYLMYADIDYGHPAVVEEVKKWADWYIKETGVDGFRLDAVKHINDQFVKDFVETIRAQHGDDFYVVGEYWKYKYGAIKEYLEATDFTFDLFDVALHQNFHVASQQGKDYDLREMFKQTLVAKNPTHAVTFVDNHDSQPDQALQSFVEPWFKPLAYGVTLLREQGFPCLFYGDYYGIKGPHPVDGQQTFLDKLLYLRANHAYGEQRDYFDHGNCVGWTRLGNEEHPYGLATVLSNSEEGFKDMYVGEQYAGETFADYTGNREDKVVIGEDGNGHFPVNAGSISVWVKDGISPAEAFDETAVEG; encoded by the coding sequence ATGGCAGGAAATGGATTGATGATGCAATATTTTGAATGGTATTTGGATGATGATGGTCAATTATGGAATCGCCTGAAGGAGGATGCCAAGCATCTGAAGGGATTGGGCATCACGGCTGTCTGGACTCCGCCGGCCTACAAAGCGACAGGGACGAATGACACAGGCTACGGCGTCTACGATCTCTATGATTTGGGTGAATTCGACCAAAAAGGGGCCGTACGCACAAAATACGGAACCAAGGAAGAGTACTTGGCTGCGATCGAAGCCTTGCATGCGGAAGGGATCGCCGTCTATGCCGACGTCGTCCTGAACCATAAGGCCGGCGCGGACGAGACGGAACGCTTCCTTGCTTATGAAGTGAATCCCGACAAGCGTCAGGAAAAGGAGTCCAAGTCATACGAAATCGAAGGTTGGACGAAATTCACTTTTCCGGGCCGTGGCGACAAATATTCTGATTTCAAATGGTCTTGGGAACATTTCACTGGGACGGACTTCAACAACGAGAATGGCAAAGAAGCTATCTACATGATCAAAGGCTTCGAAAAAGGCTGGGCGGAAAATGAAAGTGTAGACAGCGAGTACGGTAATTACGATTACTTGATGTATGCGGACATCGACTACGGCCACCCTGCAGTCGTTGAGGAAGTCAAAAAATGGGCCGATTGGTACATCAAAGAAACCGGCGTCGACGGCTTCCGCTTGGATGCCGTCAAACACATCAATGATCAGTTCGTGAAGGATTTCGTGGAGACGATCCGCGCGCAGCATGGCGATGATTTTTACGTGGTCGGTGAATATTGGAAGTACAAATACGGCGCGATCAAGGAATATTTGGAAGCGACCGACTTCACATTCGATCTTTTCGATGTGGCCCTGCATCAGAACTTCCATGTCGCATCCCAGCAGGGCAAGGATTACGATCTGCGCGAGATGTTCAAGCAGACGCTGGTCGCCAAAAATCCGACCCATGCGGTTACGTTTGTCGACAACCATGACTCACAACCCGACCAAGCTTTGCAGTCCTTTGTCGAGCCGTGGTTCAAACCCTTGGCTTACGGCGTGACACTCTTGCGCGAACAAGGCTTCCCTTGCTTGTTCTATGGAGATTACTACGGCATCAAAGGCCCGCATCCGGTCGATGGCCAGCAAACGTTCCTGGATAAACTGCTCTATCTGCGCGCCAACCATGCTTACGGCGAACAGCGCGACTACTTCGACCACGGCAACTGCGTAGGCTGGACCCGTCTCGGAAACGAAGAGCATCCGTACGGCTTGGCAACTGTCCTTTCCAACAGTGAAGAAGGCTTCAAGGACATGTACGTGGGCGAACAGTATGCTGGCGAGACTTTCGCTGACTACACGGGCAACCGTGAAGATAAAGTCGTAATCGGCGAGGACGGCAATGGGCATTTCCCTGTCAATGCCGGTTCGATTTCGGTCTGGGTGAAGGACGGCATCTCTCCAGCTGAAGCCTTCGATGAGACCGCGGTGGAAGGGTAG
- a CDS encoding VOC family protein — protein MNTLRGIHHVTAITSSAEKNYAFFTNILGMRLVKKTVNQDDIQTYHLFFADDRGSAGTDITFFDFPGIPKAVRGTNEIFKTGLRVPSDEALNYWVKRFDKYNVKHSGIYEQFGRRVIDFQDFDEQLYQLVSDEADTGVAPGIPWQKGPVPNEYGIRGLGPIFVRIADFNFYRQVLETVLGFRHVASEGETHLFEVGEGGNGGRMIVEHNASMGQAQQGFGSVHHMAFRVKDRKELEDWIAHMGSYRFPISGYVDRFYFESLYANIAQGILLEFATDGPGFIDDEEPYETLGERLALPPKFRNNREEIEGLVRQFDTVRSTKTFEKEYLD, from the coding sequence ATGAACACATTAAGAGGAATCCACCACGTCACCGCCATCACAAGCAGTGCTGAAAAAAATTATGCCTTCTTCACGAACATCCTGGGCATGCGCTTGGTCAAAAAAACCGTCAACCAGGACGACATCCAGACCTATCACCTTTTCTTCGCCGATGACCGCGGCAGTGCCGGCACCGACATAACTTTCTTCGATTTCCCGGGCATCCCGAAAGCCGTCAGGGGGACCAACGAAATCTTCAAGACCGGCCTGCGCGTCCCTTCGGATGAAGCCCTAAACTATTGGGTAAAACGTTTCGACAAATACAATGTCAAACATTCCGGCATTTACGAGCAGTTCGGCCGTCGGGTGATCGACTTCCAGGACTTTGATGAGCAGCTCTATCAGTTGGTTTCCGATGAGGCTGATACCGGCGTGGCTCCCGGCATCCCTTGGCAAAAAGGCCCTGTTCCCAATGAATACGGCATCCGCGGCTTGGGACCGATTTTCGTCCGCATCGCTGACTTCAATTTCTACAGGCAAGTGTTGGAGACTGTCCTAGGCTTCCGCCACGTTGCTTCCGAAGGCGAAACCCATCTCTTCGAAGTGGGCGAAGGCGGAAACGGCGGCCGCATGATCGTGGAGCACAACGCTTCGATGGGCCAAGCCCAGCAAGGTTTCGGCAGCGTCCACCACATGGCCTTCCGCGTGAAGGACCGCAAAGAACTGGAAGACTGGATCGCGCATATGGGATCCTACCGCTTCCCGATCTCCGGCTATGTCGACCGCTTCTACTTCGAATCGCTCTACGCCAACATCGCCCAAGGCATCCTGTTAGAATTTGCGACGGACGGCCCCGGATTCATCGATGATGAAGAGCCCTACGAGACATTGGGCGAACGCTTGGCCTTGCCGCCGAAATTCCGCAACAATCGCGAAGAAATCGAAGGCTTGGTCCGCCAATTCGACACCGTCCGCAGCACGAAGACTTTCGAAAAAGAATATTTGGACTGA
- a CDS encoding alpha-galactosidase, translating to MTITFDETKKYFHLQNESVSYVIALEEEKYVSHQYWGKRLNSFSQVADYPRQDNAFAPNPFEVPGRVFSLATLPQEFPGNGSGDFRESAFECLYPDQTTVSLLTYKSHEIVTGKQPLQGLPHTYETKEEPAETLLLTMEDTVTKVEVVLSYTLFRDYPVLTRSASFRNNGAEDIHLNKALSMSIDFPDADFDMIQLPGAWGRERQIVRTPLVRGIHTLDSKRGTTSHAYQPFVALAEKMATEDQGAVYGFHFVYSGEFRANVEVDTYAQTRVQMGINPTHFQWHLPVGEAFQTPEVVLVYSENGLNGLSQTLHPFYQKHLIRGQHQFAERPVLINNWEGTYFDFTADKIEAMADEASTLGIELFVLDDGWFGKRDDDYSSLGDWHVHTAKLPSGLKQLAENIKAKGMLFGLWFEPEMISEDSELFRAYPDWCIHTPGREKSLSRSQYVIDFSRKEVRDNILAQMMAILDDVPVDYIKWDYNRNMTEIGTAAPGALPGEVLHKYMLGLYEVMEALVTKYPQILFESCSGGGGRFDPGILYYMPQTWTSDNTDAVARLEIQYGTSLVMPISSMGSHVSAIPNHQTHRKASMKMRGDVAMAGNLGYELDVTTLSEAEKQEMKEQISFYKEHRKLVQYGVFHRILSPFETQNEAAWIFVSPEQDEALYFYYRVLDRANLKKKKVLFKGLDPVKFYTVSGYEGAIGGDELMNRGLYLKDALQGDYQSVCLVLKEA from the coding sequence GTGACGATAACATTTGATGAAACAAAAAAATATTTTCATTTACAGAACGAATCAGTGAGCTATGTGATCGCACTGGAAGAAGAAAAATATGTGTCCCATCAGTATTGGGGAAAGCGGCTCAACAGTTTTTCGCAAGTGGCTGACTATCCGCGCCAAGACAATGCCTTTGCGCCCAATCCGTTCGAGGTGCCCGGCCGTGTGTTTTCGCTTGCGACCTTGCCACAGGAATTTCCGGGGAATGGCAGTGGCGATTTCCGCGAATCAGCATTCGAGTGCCTGTATCCGGATCAAACGACTGTCAGCCTGCTGACTTATAAGAGCCATGAAATCGTAACCGGCAAACAGCCATTGCAAGGCTTGCCGCATACTTACGAAACAAAAGAAGAGCCGGCGGAAACCTTGCTGCTGACGATGGAAGATACCGTCACAAAAGTCGAAGTCGTTCTGAGCTACACCTTGTTCCGCGACTATCCGGTACTGACACGTTCAGCAAGTTTCCGCAACAATGGAGCTGAAGACATCCATCTGAACAAAGCGTTGAGCATGTCCATCGATTTTCCGGATGCTGATTTTGACATGATCCAGTTGCCGGGTGCTTGGGGAAGGGAACGCCAAATTGTGCGTACCCCACTTGTCCGCGGCATCCACACGCTTGACAGTAAGCGTGGCACTACCAGTCACGCCTATCAACCCTTTGTGGCGTTGGCCGAGAAAATGGCGACGGAAGACCAGGGAGCGGTCTACGGTTTCCATTTCGTCTACAGCGGCGAATTCCGAGCTAATGTCGAAGTCGATACTTACGCGCAGACACGCGTCCAGATGGGCATCAATCCAACCCACTTCCAATGGCATTTACCTGTTGGAGAGGCGTTCCAGACACCGGAAGTCGTATTGGTATACAGCGAAAACGGGTTGAATGGCCTATCGCAGACGCTGCATCCGTTCTACCAGAAACATCTGATTCGCGGGCAACATCAATTTGCGGAGCGACCGGTCCTGATCAACAACTGGGAAGGCACCTACTTCGATTTCACAGCTGACAAAATCGAAGCGATGGCCGATGAAGCATCCACTTTGGGGATCGAACTGTTCGTGCTGGACGATGGTTGGTTCGGCAAACGTGACGATGACTACTCTTCGTTGGGTGATTGGCATGTCCATACCGCGAAATTGCCGTCCGGCTTGAAGCAGCTCGCGGAGAACATCAAGGCGAAAGGGATGCTGTTCGGGCTTTGGTTCGAACCGGAAATGATTTCCGAGGACAGCGAACTTTTCCGCGCCTATCCGGATTGGTGCATCCATACGCCAGGCCGGGAAAAATCGCTCAGCCGCAGCCAATACGTGATCGACTTCAGCCGCAAGGAAGTCCGCGACAACATCCTGGCGCAGATGATGGCGATACTGGATGACGTCCCGGTCGACTACATCAAATGGGACTATAACCGCAACATGACCGAAATCGGTACGGCGGCTCCAGGCGCATTGCCGGGGGAAGTGCTGCACAAGTACATGCTGGGTCTTTATGAAGTGATGGAGGCACTGGTGACGAAATATCCGCAGATTCTCTTCGAAAGCTGCTCAGGCGGTGGCGGACGCTTCGACCCAGGTATCCTTTACTATATGCCGCAGACTTGGACCAGTGACAATACCGATGCGGTGGCGAGACTGGAAATCCAATACGGCACCAGCCTTGTCATGCCGATTTCGAGCATGGGTTCGCACGTCTCAGCTATCCCGAATCATCAGACGCACCGTAAGGCTTCGATGAAGATGCGCGGGGATGTGGCGATGGCCGGCAATCTTGGCTACGAACTCGACGTCACGACGCTTTCCGAAGCCGAGAAGCAGGAGATGAAGGAGCAGATCAGCTTCTACAAGGAACACCGCAAGCTCGTCCAATACGGTGTCTTCCATCGCATCCTCAGTCCTTTCGAAACGCAGAACGAAGCGGCTTGGATCTTCGTCAGTCCGGAACAGGATGAGGCGCTTTATTTCTACTACCGCGTCCTCGATCGGGCCAACCTGAAGAAGAAAAAAGTGCTTTTCAAAGGCTTGGACCCTGTTAAATTCTACACCGTCAGCGGGTATGAAGGGGCAATCGGCGGGGATGAGCTGATGAACCGAGGGCTCTACCTGAAGGATGCCCTGCAGGGGGATTATCAGAGTGTTTGTCTGGTGCTGAAGGAAGCATAA
- the gtfA gene encoding sucrose phosphorylase, translated as MKIKNEAMLITYPDSLGNNLKDLEHVLDTHLKGVVGGVHILPFFPSSGDRGFSPMDYTKVDERFGGWGDIKRISEKYYMMYEFMLNHISAQSPYYLDFLEKKDASPYKDYFIRYNDYWPENRPTEADIDLIYKRKPKAPFVDAHFKDGTSEKVWCTFSEEQIDLNVKTEATRQFIKDTLSFLADKGASIIRLDAFAYAIKELDTNCFFVEPEIWEMLEYAVEILKPYGVTVLPEIHEHYTIQQKIAEKGYPVYDFALPMLVLHALYSGKAEKLLHWLEICPRNQFTTLDTHDGIGVVDVKDLLTQEEVDFAVEALYEKGANLKRIYSSEAYNNLDIYQINCTYYSALGNNDAAYLLARAIQCFTPGIPQIYYVGLLAGENDLELLENSKEGRNINRHYYSLDEINQEIERPVVKDLFRLLAFRNTAKAFDGDLEITMLDEGAFTLTWVTAEESASLTVDLPTNKFSILHRTAAGDEQIF; from the coding sequence ATGAAGATAAAAAACGAAGCAATGCTGATCACCTATCCGGACAGTCTGGGAAATAACCTGAAGGACCTGGAACATGTACTGGATACCCATCTGAAAGGGGTCGTCGGCGGCGTGCATATCCTGCCGTTCTTCCCATCATCGGGAGACCGCGGCTTTTCGCCGATGGACTACACCAAAGTCGACGAACGGTTCGGCGGCTGGGGGGACATCAAGCGCATCAGCGAAAAATACTACATGATGTATGAATTCATGCTGAACCATATTTCCGCGCAATCGCCTTATTATTTGGATTTCCTTGAGAAAAAGGACGCGTCCCCTTACAAGGACTACTTTATCCGCTACAACGACTATTGGCCGGAGAACCGACCGACTGAAGCGGACATCGATCTGATCTACAAACGTAAACCCAAAGCGCCTTTCGTGGATGCTCACTTCAAAGACGGCACATCGGAAAAAGTCTGGTGCACGTTCTCGGAAGAGCAGATCGATCTGAACGTGAAGACCGAAGCGACGCGCCAGTTCATCAAGGATACGCTTAGTTTCTTGGCGGATAAAGGAGCTTCGATCATCCGCCTGGATGCATTCGCCTATGCCATCAAGGAATTGGATACGAACTGCTTCTTCGTAGAACCCGAAATTTGGGAGATGCTGGAATACGCAGTGGAAATCTTGAAGCCCTATGGTGTGACGGTCCTTCCCGAAATCCATGAGCATTATACGATCCAACAAAAAATTGCAGAAAAAGGCTACCCGGTCTATGATTTCGCTTTGCCGATGCTGGTGCTGCATGCCCTTTACAGCGGAAAAGCAGAGAAGCTGTTGCACTGGCTGGAGATCTGCCCGCGCAACCAGTTCACGACCTTGGATACGCATGACGGCATCGGTGTCGTCGACGTGAAGGATCTGCTTACCCAGGAAGAAGTGGATTTCGCTGTTGAAGCCCTTTATGAAAAGGGCGCCAACCTGAAGCGGATCTACAGCTCGGAAGCCTACAACAACCTGGACATCTATCAGATCAACTGCACCTACTATTCGGCTTTGGGCAACAATGATGCCGCCTATCTGTTGGCGCGGGCGATCCAGTGCTTCACGCCGGGCATTCCGCAGATCTATTACGTGGGCTTGCTGGCCGGCGAAAACGATCTGGAACTGCTGGAGAACAGCAAAGAAGGCCGCAACATCAACCGTCACTACTATAGCCTGGATGAAATCAATCAAGAAATCGAGCGTCCGGTCGTAAAAGATCTGTTCCGCTTGCTGGCTTTCCGCAACACGGCCAAAGCGTTCGATGGCGACTTGGAGATAACGATGCTCGACGAAGGTGCCTTCACTTTGACGTGGGTCACTGCCGAAGAATCGGCCAGTCTGACGGTCGACCTGCCTACGAACAAATTCTCGATCCTACACCGCACTGCGGCAGGAGATGAACAAATATTTTAG
- a CDS encoding carbohydrate ABC transporter permease, translating to MQTKMNKTTALIHIVLIIGSLLMVVPFLWMVLTSGKTISESTQIPPQIFPEVFQIENYKAVWNSLPFVSFYINTGLMIVFRVLTSTLFSAMAAFAVAKLDFPGKNLFFGIVLTQMMIPAQIYLTPQYLLVQNLGLLNSIPALVIPGIVSAFGTFLLRQFFIKLPDELMEAATIDGATTWQVFYRIYMPLARSGLIALGIFTSLFAFKDLMWPLVVNMSQDKMTLSAGLASLQGQFSTNYPQLMAGSVIAIIPMVILYIIFQKQFIEGIATTGGK from the coding sequence ATGCAGACAAAAATGAATAAAACGACAGCACTGATCCACATCGTGCTGATCATCGGATCTTTGCTGATGGTCGTGCCGTTCTTATGGATGGTCTTGACCTCAGGTAAAACAATCAGCGAATCTACGCAGATACCACCGCAAATTTTCCCGGAAGTATTCCAGATCGAGAACTACAAAGCGGTATGGAATTCCTTGCCGTTCGTCAGTTTTTACATCAACACCGGTTTGATGATTGTCTTCAGGGTGTTGACTTCGACGCTCTTCAGCGCCATGGCGGCCTTTGCGGTTGCGAAACTGGATTTTCCCGGAAAAAATCTGTTTTTCGGTATCGTCCTGACACAGATGATGATCCCTGCGCAGATCTATCTGACGCCGCAATATTTATTGGTCCAGAATCTGGGTCTTTTGAACTCAATCCCAGCTTTGGTCATCCCAGGCATCGTCTCCGCTTTCGGAACGTTCCTGCTGCGTCAGTTCTTCATAAAATTACCTGATGAACTGATGGAAGCCGCCACGATCGATGGCGCGACTACTTGGCAAGTGTTCTACCGTATCTATATGCCATTGGCCCGTTCCGGATTGATTGCTCTGGGCATCTTCACATCGCTGTTCGCTTTCAAGGATCTGATGTGGCCTTTGGTCGTCAACATGTCTCAGGATAAAATGACGCTATCAGCCGGGTTGGCCAGCCTGCAAGGGCAATTCTCGACTAATTATCCGCAATTGATGGCCGGATCAGTCATCGCGATCATTCCGATGGTCATCCTGTACATCATATTCCAAAAACAATTCATCGAAGGCATCGCCACAACCGGCGGGAAGTAA
- a CDS encoding sugar ABC transporter permease, protein MALWGWFFIAPTLIGLLILNVIPLFQSLYMSFQSVSTFGTSTFVGLDNYLKMLQDPEFWQSLKNTFFYAGIQVPITIILSLFFAVLMNTKIKAVGLYRTIFFLPMIAAPAAVAMVWRWLFNSEYGLLNAVLDKLGYSGNILWITDPEVAIWSIIIVGIWTNVGYNIILLLAGLKEIPKEYYEAAVVDGAGPLKQFFSITLPLLSPQLFFVSVTSVIGALQVFDIIFMMFDRTNLALKSTQSLVYMFFNESFVLNDKGYGSAIAISLVLIIMAITGIQLLAQKKWVTYD, encoded by the coding sequence ATGGCGTTATGGGGCTGGTTTTTCATCGCTCCGACCTTGATCGGGCTTTTGATCCTGAATGTCATCCCGTTGTTCCAATCGCTGTACATGAGTTTCCAGAGCGTGAGCACGTTCGGCACGTCGACCTTCGTCGGGCTGGACAATTATCTGAAAATGCTGCAAGATCCTGAATTTTGGCAATCGTTGAAGAATACTTTTTTCTACGCCGGGATCCAAGTACCTATCACCATCATCCTGTCGCTGTTCTTTGCGGTATTGATGAATACAAAGATAAAAGCGGTCGGATTGTACCGGACGATCTTCTTCTTGCCGATGATTGCAGCTCCTGCTGCCGTAGCCATGGTTTGGCGCTGGCTGTTCAACTCGGAATACGGCTTGCTGAATGCAGTGCTTGATAAACTCGGTTATTCCGGAAATATCTTATGGATCACCGATCCGGAAGTGGCGATCTGGTCGATCATCATCGTCGGCATCTGGACGAATGTCGGCTACAACATAATCTTGTTGTTGGCAGGGCTGAAGGAAATACCTAAAGAATATTATGAGGCGGCTGTCGTTGACGGTGCCGGACCGTTGAAACAATTTTTCTCGATCACGCTGCCATTGCTGTCGCCGCAACTGTTTTTCGTTTCGGTGACGAGTGTCATCGGTGCGCTGCAGGTGTTCGATATCATCTTCATGATGTTCGACCGCACGAACTTGGCGCTGAAGAGCACGCAATCATTAGTATACATGTTCTTCAATGAATCGTTCGTGCTCAACGATAAAGGTTACGGTTCGGCTATCGCCATCTCGTTGGTGCTGATCATCATGGCGATCACCGGCATCCAGCTGCTGGCACAGAAAAAATGGGTCACCTACGACTAG
- a CDS encoding sugar ABC transporter substrate-binding protein — protein sequence MLKNWKKVSLATVLLSGLVLGACGNGSDGEAGSGDVTITYSIWDKIQQPGMEAIAEAFEADNPGIDVKVEVTPWDQYWTKLEAGAKGDSMPDVFWMHSNEIAKYATGGVLMDLSETYANSEVTSLDHFPEELVELYSADEAVYGIPKDYDTIGLWYNKTLFDAAGVAYPDETWTWDTMLEAAQKLNDPDNGVYGILAPLNRQEGYHNFIFQNGGYVLSDDKTESGFRLDETIEAVQWYADLSVKHGVSPTQSQFAENTNLSFFQSGRGAMGFFGSWMTGEMANNDYTAANADVAPLPQGKQAATIFNGLANSVAASTENEEAALKFVEFLGTEEAMRLQGENGAAIPAYEGTEETFLKAYSQFNMQVYVDQMENAYIKPYSAETARWEDVENNALMPVFDGKATVKEVAADIVTGVEEVLANEK from the coding sequence ATGTTAAAGAATTGGAAGAAAGTATCATTGGCTACAGTATTGTTATCAGGACTTGTTTTAGGTGCATGCGGAAACGGTTCCGATGGAGAAGCCGGTTCCGGTGATGTGACCATCACTTACAGCATCTGGGACAAAATCCAACAACCGGGAATGGAAGCGATCGCAGAAGCATTCGAAGCGGATAACCCAGGCATAGACGTAAAGGTTGAAGTGACACCTTGGGATCAATACTGGACCAAATTGGAAGCGGGCGCAAAAGGAGACAGCATGCCGGATGTATTCTGGATGCATTCCAACGAAATCGCGAAATATGCTACAGGCGGCGTCCTGATGGATTTGTCGGAAACCTACGCAAACAGCGAAGTGACTTCATTAGATCATTTCCCGGAAGAATTGGTCGAATTGTATTCTGCTGACGAGGCAGTCTACGGCATCCCGAAAGATTACGATACGATTGGGTTATGGTACAACAAAACGTTGTTTGATGCGGCAGGCGTTGCCTATCCGGATGAAACCTGGACTTGGGACACAATGCTGGAAGCCGCTCAGAAGCTGAACGATCCTGACAACGGCGTATACGGTATCCTGGCTCCTTTGAACAGACAAGAAGGCTACCACAACTTCATCTTCCAAAATGGTGGCTACGTATTGTCCGATGACAAGACTGAATCCGGCTTCCGCTTGGATGAAACGATCGAAGCCGTGCAATGGTATGCGGATCTGAGCGTAAAACATGGCGTTTCGCCGACACAAAGCCAATTTGCTGAAAACACAAACTTATCCTTCTTCCAATCAGGACGCGGTGCAATGGGCTTCTTCGGCTCTTGGATGACAGGAGAGATGGCCAACAATGACTATACGGCTGCCAATGCCGATGTAGCGCCATTACCGCAAGGCAAACAAGCAGCAACAATATTCAATGGCTTGGCGAACTCCGTTGCAGCTTCAACTGAAAATGAAGAAGCAGCCCTGAAATTCGTTGAATTCCTGGGAACAGAAGAAGCGATGCGTCTGCAAGGCGAGAACGGCGCAGCTATCCCGGCTTATGAAGGAACTGAAGAGACATTCCTAAAAGCATACAGCCAATTCAATATGCAAGTCTATGTGGACCAAATGGAAAATGCTTACATCAAGCCTTACTCAGCAGAAACAGCTCGTTGGGAAGATGTCGAAAACAATGCTTTGATGCCGGTATTTGACGGTAAAGCTACTGTTAAAGAAGTCGCTGCAGACATCGTCACAGGTGTTGAAGAAGTCTTGGCGAACGAAAAATAA